One genomic segment of Agromyces intestinalis includes these proteins:
- a CDS encoding Dps family protein: MTDIQTAPKTGSGADVAAGVAQYFTPVLHELVALAVNGKQAHWHVRGVNFIAVHELLDDVVAHAQEWADEVAERVVALGLPIDGRLATIASKSGAVNPKLGFQGYEDTIADVVAQIDIATEKLNEAIEGLDELDPASQDVAIEIRRGIDKDRWFLAAHVAKK; the protein is encoded by the coding sequence ATGACCGACATCCAGACCGCACCGAAGACCGGCTCGGGCGCCGACGTCGCCGCGGGCGTCGCCCAGTACTTCACGCCCGTGCTGCACGAGCTCGTCGCCCTCGCCGTCAACGGCAAGCAGGCGCACTGGCACGTGCGCGGCGTCAACTTCATCGCCGTGCACGAGCTGCTCGACGACGTCGTGGCTCACGCGCAGGAGTGGGCCGACGAGGTCGCGGAGCGAGTCGTCGCGCTCGGCCTGCCGATCGACGGTCGACTCGCGACGATCGCGTCCAAGAGCGGCGCGGTGAACCCGAAGCTCGGATTCCAGGGCTACGAGGACACCATCGCCGATGTGGTCGCACAGATCGACATCGCGACCGAGAAGCTGAACGAGGCGATCGAGGGACTCGATGAGCTCGACCCCGCCAGCCAGGACGTCGCGATCGAGATCCGTCGCGGCATCGACAAGGACCGCTGGTTCCTGGCGGCGCACGTCGCCAAGAAGTAG
- a CDS encoding sensor histidine kinase, with protein MATDSTTAGPAPAAPGIAPAEPAAATPRRGYGALWASVPRELGFLILTMPIAITGLVVVSTVFFTGVGMIALVVGIFLMIAAFFTARGFGTLELVRLRWAGRPEIRRPQWPRTDGTGGFWRATFSPFVDGHYWLYLLHTLVVNPIVSVFSWTVTIAWVSGALGGLTGWIWQPFIPADDRGFWLNQWILDRIAPGTASLVDPVAGERVLELLLGVMFLLTLPLVFRGLTLMHDGVARGMLGAWRSEALEREVAELSASRGAAVQAEDASLRRLERDIHDGPQQRLVRLQMDLASIERRLDQDPEAARALIAEARDQARETLDELRALSRGFAPPLLQDRGLGSALGALAARSPVTVAFDNGLGADASLPAPIERNAYFIAAELLTNVAKHSAATAARLRVQTRALADGTHWLDLWVTDNGRGGASVAAGHGLAGLDDRVRGLRGVLVVDSPAGGPTVVGAHIPFQPVGAGSGASEPVTPPTV; from the coding sequence ATGGCCACTGACTCGACGACCGCGGGCCCCGCGCCCGCCGCGCCCGGCATCGCGCCGGCCGAACCCGCTGCCGCGACCCCGCGGCGCGGCTACGGCGCGCTCTGGGCGAGCGTGCCGCGCGAGCTCGGCTTCCTCATCCTCACCATGCCGATCGCGATCACGGGGCTCGTGGTGGTCTCGACGGTGTTCTTCACCGGCGTCGGCATGATCGCGCTCGTGGTGGGCATCTTCCTCATGATCGCCGCGTTCTTCACCGCGCGCGGTTTCGGGACGCTCGAACTCGTCCGACTGCGCTGGGCGGGGCGGCCCGAGATCCGCCGGCCCCAGTGGCCGCGCACCGACGGCACCGGCGGGTTCTGGCGTGCGACGTTCAGCCCGTTCGTCGACGGCCACTACTGGCTGTACCTGCTGCACACGCTGGTCGTGAATCCGATCGTCAGCGTCTTCTCGTGGACCGTCACGATCGCGTGGGTCTCGGGCGCCCTCGGCGGACTCACCGGCTGGATCTGGCAGCCGTTCATCCCCGCGGACGACCGCGGGTTCTGGCTCAACCAGTGGATCCTCGACCGCATCGCGCCCGGGACGGCGAGCCTGGTCGACCCGGTCGCGGGCGAGCGCGTCCTCGAACTGCTCCTCGGCGTGATGTTCCTGCTCACCCTGCCGCTCGTGTTCCGCGGCTTGACGCTCATGCACGACGGCGTCGCGCGCGGCATGCTCGGCGCGTGGCGCTCGGAGGCCCTCGAGCGCGAGGTCGCCGAGCTGTCCGCCTCCCGCGGTGCCGCGGTGCAGGCCGAGGATGCCTCGCTGCGACGCCTCGAGCGCGACATCCACGACGGCCCGCAGCAGCGGCTGGTGCGCCTCCAGATGGACCTCGCGTCGATCGAACGCCGACTCGACCAGGATCCCGAAGCGGCACGCGCCCTGATCGCCGAGGCACGAGACCAGGCCCGCGAGACGCTCGATGAACTCCGCGCGCTCTCACGCGGCTTCGCCCCGCCGCTGCTGCAGGACCGCGGGCTGGGCAGCGCGTTGGGCGCGCTCGCGGCGCGCAGCCCCGTCACGGTCGCCTTCGACAACGGGCTCGGTGCGGATGCCTCCCTGCCGGCGCCGATCGAGCGCAACGCGTACTTCATCGCGGCCGAGCTGCTGACCAACGTGGCCAAGCACTCGGCGGCGACGGCCGCGCGGCTGCGCGTGCAGACCCGCGCGCTCGCCGACGGCACGCACTGGCTCGATCTCTGGGTCACCGACAACGGCCGCGGCGGCGCGAGCGTCGCCGCCGGGCACGGGCTCGCCGGGCTCGACGACCGGGTGCGGGGCCTGCGCGGCGTCCTCGTGGTCGACAGCCCCGCGGGCGGGCCGACCGTCGTCGGCGCGCACATCCCGTTCCAGCCGGTCGGCGCCGGATCCGGGGCATCCGAACCGGTGACGCCGCCGACCGTCTGA
- a CDS encoding Fpg/Nei family DNA glycosylase, giving the protein MPEGHSVHRITRQFERNFVGHVVQASSPQGRFAAGAAELDGRRMTQARAVGKQMFLGFEGDVWLRVHLGMYGAWDFAGDILMDATIASANGRMGQTNQRGTFLEGPNPDAVASEPRVFDAAGENSVTSIGAPRRTRLRMSESEKEGGGLESFPPEPVGQVRVRLLTETVCADLRGPIACEVLDPAQVEQVVAKLGPDPLLDDGDAAEDRFTAAVRRRGVPVGLLLMDQNVVAGIGNVYRAELLFRARQNPHTPGRDVPEEHVRHLWRDWAKLLRIGVETGQMMTMDDLDPEAWRAAMANRADRHWVYKREGLPCRVCGTNIALEEMGGRKLYWCPYCQA; this is encoded by the coding sequence GTGCCCGAGGGCCACTCCGTCCATCGCATCACGCGGCAGTTCGAGCGGAACTTCGTCGGCCACGTCGTGCAGGCGTCGAGCCCGCAGGGCCGGTTCGCGGCCGGTGCGGCCGAGCTCGACGGGCGGCGGATGACGCAGGCCCGCGCCGTGGGCAAGCAGATGTTCCTCGGGTTCGAGGGCGACGTGTGGCTGCGCGTGCACCTCGGCATGTACGGCGCGTGGGATTTCGCGGGCGACATCCTGATGGATGCCACGATCGCGTCCGCGAACGGACGCATGGGTCAGACGAACCAGCGAGGCACCTTCCTCGAGGGGCCGAACCCCGATGCCGTGGCATCCGAGCCCCGGGTGTTCGACGCGGCAGGTGAGAACTCGGTCACCTCCATCGGCGCGCCGCGGCGCACCCGACTGCGCATGTCGGAGTCCGAGAAGGAGGGCGGCGGCCTCGAGTCGTTCCCGCCCGAGCCCGTCGGCCAGGTGCGGGTGCGCCTGCTGACCGAGACGGTGTGCGCCGACCTGCGTGGGCCGATCGCGTGCGAGGTGCTCGACCCCGCGCAGGTCGAGCAGGTCGTCGCGAAGCTCGGCCCCGACCCGCTGCTCGACGACGGCGACGCCGCCGAAGACCGCTTCACCGCGGCCGTGCGACGGCGCGGCGTGCCCGTCGGCCTGCTGCTCATGGACCAGAACGTCGTCGCCGGGATCGGCAACGTGTACCGGGCCGAACTGCTGTTCCGCGCGCGCCAGAACCCGCACACGCCGGGCCGCGACGTGCCCGAGGAGCACGTGCGGCACCTCTGGCGCGACTGGGCGAAGCTGCTGCGCATCGGCGTCGAGACCGGGCAGATGATGACCATGGACGACCTCGACCCCGAAGCCTGGCGTGCCGCGATGGCGAACCGCGCCGACCGGCACTGGGTGTACAAGCGCGAGGGGCTGCCGTGCCGGGTGTGCGGCACGAACATCGCATTGGAAGAGATGGGCGGCCGCAAGCTCTACTGGTGCCCCTACTGCCAGGCCTGA
- a CDS encoding FMN-binding negative transcriptional regulator gives MRQNPSFTLASEEGVKRLIREHPWMTLVSMTDASGLVASHYPVLLDEEADGIVLLTHVGRPDEVLHELGRHELLIIVQGPHGYISPGWYDANPAVPTWNFVVAHLHGTPEILSDDENLRVLEDLVDHFEDAMPEPRRMRGTAENSAYADRIAAGTVGLRIPITRWTAKNKMSQNKPDAVVDRIMTELDGDGSYASPALADEMRRTHTALRAGRAARAEGTE, from the coding sequence ATGCGACAGAACCCCAGCTTCACCCTCGCGAGTGAGGAGGGCGTGAAGCGCCTGATCCGCGAGCACCCCTGGATGACCCTGGTCAGCATGACGGATGCCTCGGGGCTGGTCGCGAGCCACTACCCGGTGCTGCTCGACGAGGAGGCCGACGGCATCGTGCTGCTCACGCACGTCGGCCGGCCCGACGAGGTGCTGCACGAGCTCGGGCGTCACGAACTGCTCATCATCGTGCAGGGCCCGCACGGGTACATCTCACCCGGATGGTACGACGCGAACCCTGCGGTGCCGACGTGGAACTTCGTCGTGGCGCACCTGCACGGCACGCCCGAGATCCTCTCCGACGACGAGAACCTGCGCGTGCTCGAAGACCTGGTCGACCACTTCGAAGACGCCATGCCCGAGCCCCGCCGCATGCGCGGCACCGCCGAGAACTCGGCGTACGCCGACCGCATCGCCGCCGGCACCGTGGGCCTGCGCATCCCGATCACGCGGTGGACCGCCAAGAACAAGATGAGTCAGAACAAGCCCGACGCCGTCGTCGACCGCATCATGACCGAGCTCGACGGCGACGGCTCGTACGCGAGCCCCGCGCTCGCCGACGAGATGCGGCGCACCCACACGGCGCTCCGAGCCGGTCGCGCGGCGCGGGCCGAGGGCACGGAGTGA
- a CDS encoding amidohydrolase produces MSRVDRALVLAGGRLPGRDAPVDVHVVDGAIAAIAPAGVVPEPEGADRVALEGRYVIPGLWDRHVHMSQWAMAARRLDLAAAESAAATAALVGASIAGGATEVIGFGFRDGLWADAPSLAMLDGVAGDVPVVLVAADLHCCWVNTAAARRHGVVASTGDGGLLREDDCFALVRALDDVPADVLDAWVADAAAAAAARGVVGVVDYEMRWNRDDWARRVGGGLDLLRVSFGIYPQHLERALDERLRTGDSVPGTNGLVRVGGAKVITDGSLNTRTAWCFDPYPGLGADEHPHGVATVPHDELVPHLRRARAGGIAPAVHAIGDQANARVLDAFEAVSPGGWHGRAAIEHAQLLRHEDVARFAALGVVASVQPEHAMDDRDVADRYWAGRTDRAFMLAELAAAGVELALGSDAPVAPLDPWVAVSAAVGRARDGREPWHPEQAVEARVALAASTNGAGYEVRQGVRADLAVVELDPLAVPADRLRTMPVAATLLGGRFTHSTLG; encoded by the coding sequence GTGAGCAGGGTCGATCGCGCGCTCGTGCTCGCGGGCGGGCGGCTTCCCGGCCGCGATGCGCCGGTCGACGTGCACGTCGTCGACGGTGCGATCGCCGCGATCGCGCCGGCCGGCGTCGTGCCCGAGCCCGAGGGCGCCGATCGGGTTGCACTCGAGGGCCGCTACGTCATCCCCGGGCTCTGGGACCGCCACGTCCACATGTCGCAGTGGGCGATGGCGGCCCGCAGGCTCGACCTCGCCGCTGCCGAGAGCGCGGCAGCGACCGCGGCACTCGTCGGAGCATCCATCGCGGGCGGCGCGACCGAGGTGATCGGCTTCGGGTTCCGTGACGGGCTCTGGGCCGATGCGCCGAGCCTCGCGATGCTCGACGGAGTTGCGGGCGACGTGCCGGTCGTGCTCGTGGCCGCCGACCTGCACTGCTGCTGGGTGAACACCGCCGCCGCCCGCCGGCACGGCGTGGTCGCGTCCACGGGCGACGGCGGGCTCCTCCGCGAGGACGACTGCTTCGCCCTCGTGCGCGCGCTCGACGATGTGCCCGCCGACGTGCTCGACGCATGGGTCGCCGACGCCGCGGCTGCGGCCGCGGCCCGCGGCGTCGTCGGCGTCGTCGACTACGAGATGCGCTGGAACCGCGACGACTGGGCGCGCCGCGTCGGCGGCGGGCTCGACCTGCTGCGGGTCTCGTTCGGCATCTACCCCCAGCACCTCGAGCGCGCGCTCGACGAACGGCTGCGCACCGGCGACTCGGTGCCCGGCACGAACGGGCTCGTCAGGGTCGGCGGCGCGAAGGTCATCACCGACGGGTCGCTGAACACCCGCACCGCCTGGTGCTTCGACCCGTACCCCGGTCTCGGGGCCGACGAGCACCCGCACGGGGTCGCCACGGTCCCGCACGACGAGCTCGTGCCGCACCTGCGCCGCGCACGCGCCGGCGGCATCGCGCCGGCCGTGCACGCCATCGGCGATCAGGCGAACGCCCGGGTGCTGGACGCATTCGAGGCGGTCTCACCGGGCGGATGGCACGGACGCGCCGCGATCGAGCACGCCCAGCTCCTCCGGCACGAGGACGTCGCACGGTTCGCGGCGCTCGGCGTCGTCGCGAGCGTGCAGCCCGAGCACGCGATGGACGACCGTGATGTGGCCGACCGGTACTGGGCCGGGCGCACCGACCGGGCGTTCATGCTCGCCGAGCTCGCCGCCGCGGGCGTCGAGCTCGCGCTCGGGTCGGATGCTCCCGTCGCTCCGCTCGACCCGTGGGTCGCGGTCTCGGCCGCGGTCGGGCGCGCCCGCGACGGACGCGAGCCGTGGCACCCCGAGCAGGCCGTCGAAGCCCGCGTCGCGCTCGCCGCATCGACCAACGGCGCCGGCTACGAGGTGCGCCAGGGCGTGCGCGCCGACCTCGCGGTGGTCGAGCTCGATCCGCTCGCCGTCCCCGCCGATCGGCTGCGCACGATGCCGGTCGCGGCGACGCTGCTCGGCGGCCGGTTCACGCACTCGACGCTCGGCTGA
- a CDS encoding multicopper oxidase family protein, producing the protein MLRTPTLRRPRAAVAAGTLLTATATAVAVGLSGCGLAVPAQISTIGDVAFDRPLAIPPIAESHVDADGTRVFSLDAQAGTTEFEPGVPSETWGFDGSYLGPTLVAERGEHVRVDVTNSLDEPTTVHWHGMHLPAAMDGGPHQMVDPGATWSPEWTIDQRAATLWYHPHPHGATESHVRRGLAGLFLLHDADERALGLPSEYGVDDVPLIVQDTGFSADGRREGPQRGYAGGLGDELLVNGTRGPYLEVSDGLVRLRLLNASTARTYGFTWSDGRPVELIATDGGLLEASVALDRVVLSPGERAEVLLRPTPGERVVLRSELTAEAVGSNRVIAATNGDADSFDVLEVRAADVLDPAPSLPAQLASNPPFDPAEVATTRRFVLDDSFEINGHAMDLGRVDETVTVDTLERWVVENDTDLPHSFHVHDVQFRIATIDGAAPPPELAGWKDTVRLRPHAEYELLLRFEDYADPAHPYMYHCHLLWHEDQGMMGQFAVVEPGQRATMTEGTPHHGH; encoded by the coding sequence ATGCTTCGCACCCCCACGCTCCGCAGACCGCGCGCCGCGGTCGCGGCCGGCACCCTGCTCACGGCCACCGCAACCGCCGTCGCCGTCGGGCTCTCGGGATGCGGGCTCGCAGTCCCGGCGCAGATCTCGACGATCGGCGACGTCGCGTTCGACCGGCCGCTCGCCATCCCGCCGATCGCCGAATCGCACGTCGACGCCGATGGCACCCGCGTGTTCTCGCTCGACGCGCAGGCGGGCACGACCGAGTTCGAACCCGGTGTGCCGAGCGAGACGTGGGGGTTCGACGGCTCGTACCTGGGCCCGACCCTCGTCGCCGAGCGCGGCGAGCACGTGCGCGTCGACGTGACCAACTCGCTCGACGAGCCCACGACGGTGCACTGGCACGGGATGCACCTGCCCGCCGCGATGGACGGCGGACCGCATCAGATGGTCGATCCGGGCGCGACCTGGTCGCCCGAGTGGACGATCGACCAGCGCGCCGCGACCCTCTGGTACCACCCGCACCCCCACGGCGCGACCGAGTCGCACGTGCGCCGGGGCCTCGCCGGCCTGTTCCTGCTGCACGACGCCGACGAACGCGCGCTCGGCCTGCCGTCGGAGTACGGCGTCGACGACGTGCCCCTCATCGTGCAGGACACGGGGTTCTCGGCCGACGGCCGGCGCGAGGGCCCGCAGCGCGGGTACGCGGGGGGCCTCGGCGACGAACTGCTCGTGAACGGCACCCGCGGCCCGTACCTCGAGGTCTCCGACGGGCTCGTCCGGCTGCGGCTGCTCAACGCCTCGACGGCCCGCACGTACGGATTCACCTGGTCGGACGGCCGGCCCGTCGAACTGATCGCCACCGACGGCGGGCTGCTCGAAGCATCCGTCGCCCTCGACCGGGTGGTGCTCTCGCCGGGCGAACGCGCCGAGGTGCTGCTGCGCCCGACACCGGGGGAGCGGGTCGTGCTGCGCAGCGAGCTCACCGCGGAAGCGGTCGGGTCGAACCGCGTGATCGCCGCGACCAACGGCGACGCCGACTCGTTCGACGTGCTCGAGGTGCGTGCCGCCGACGTGCTCGACCCGGCGCCGTCGCTGCCCGCGCAGCTCGCGTCGAACCCGCCGTTCGACCCCGCCGAGGTGGCCACCACCCGCCGGTTCGTCCTCGACGACAGCTTCGAGATCAACGGACACGCGATGGACCTCGGCCGCGTCGACGAGACCGTCACGGTCGACACCCTCGAACGCTGGGTCGTCGAGAACGACACCGACCTGCCGCACAGCTTCCACGTGCACGACGTGCAGTTCCGCATCGCGACGATCGACGGCGCCGCGCCGCCGCCCGAGCTCGCGGGCTGGAAGGACACCGTGCGTCTGCGCCCGCACGCCGAGTACGAACTGCTCCTCCGCTTCGAGGACTACGCCGACCCGGCGCATCCGTACATGTACCACTGCCACCTGCTGTGGCACGAGGACCAGGGCATGATGGGCCAGTTCGCCGTCGTCGAGCCCGGTCAGCGTGCGACGATGACGGAAGGAACACCCCACCATGGCCACTGA
- a CDS encoding ribose-5-phosphate isomerase translates to MRIHIATDHAGLEFSRTLVDHLTNGGHEVVDHGPAEYDPLDDYPAFCINAALAVARDQAAGVRALGVVFGGSGNGEQIAANKVRGIRAALVWSMDTAILARQHNDANVISIGARQHTVEEAIRYIDAFIAEPFSGDERHVRRIAQLAEYEQTGDIAGKGVDVVAPDAE, encoded by the coding sequence ATGCGCATCCACATCGCGACCGACCACGCCGGCCTCGAGTTCAGCCGCACGCTCGTCGACCATCTGACCAACGGCGGTCACGAGGTCGTCGACCACGGCCCCGCCGAGTACGACCCGCTCGACGACTACCCGGCCTTCTGCATCAACGCGGCGCTCGCAGTCGCGCGCGATCAGGCCGCGGGCGTGCGCGCGCTCGGCGTGGTGTTCGGCGGGTCGGGCAACGGCGAGCAGATCGCGGCCAACAAGGTGCGTGGCATCCGGGCCGCCCTGGTGTGGAGCATGGACACCGCGATCCTCGCCCGCCAGCACAACGACGCGAACGTCATCTCGATCGGTGCGCGCCAGCACACCGTCGAAGAGGCGATCCGCTACATCGACGCGTTCATCGCCGAGCCGTTCTCGGGCGACGAGCGGCACGTGCGCCGCATCGCCCAGCTCGCCGAATACGAGCAGACCGGCGATATCGCCGGCAAGGGCGTCGACGTCGTCGCGCCCGACGCGGAGTAG
- a CDS encoding response regulator transcription factor, whose amino-acid sequence MLAEDSVLLREGLVRLFDEAGFETVGAFGEADALLAALDDSAPGTPAPDVVVLDVRMPPTFRDEGVRAAIELRRRRPGLGVLLLSQYVEGTYADELLSSGEGGMGYLLKDRVASLDELQDAVERVSAGGTVLDPQVVRELLGRRGDPLARLTPREREVLQLMAEGRTNTAIAGQLFIGVGAVEKNVTSIFQKLGLEDSGTDHRRVLAVLAWLQR is encoded by the coding sequence ATGCTCGCCGAAGACTCGGTGCTGTTGCGCGAAGGCCTCGTCCGACTCTTCGACGAGGCCGGGTTCGAGACGGTCGGGGCCTTCGGCGAGGCCGACGCCCTGCTCGCCGCACTCGACGACTCGGCCCCGGGCACCCCCGCGCCCGACGTCGTGGTGCTCGATGTGCGCATGCCGCCGACGTTCCGCGACGAGGGGGTGCGCGCCGCGATCGAGCTGCGTCGGCGTCGGCCCGGGCTGGGTGTCCTGCTGCTCAGCCAGTACGTCGAGGGCACCTATGCCGACGAGCTGCTCTCATCGGGCGAGGGCGGCATGGGCTATCTGCTGAAAGACCGGGTCGCATCGCTCGACGAACTGCAGGACGCGGTGGAGCGCGTCAGCGCCGGCGGCACCGTACTCGACCCGCAGGTGGTGCGTGAGCTGCTCGGCCGGCGCGGTGACCCGCTCGCCCGGCTCACGCCGCGCGAGCGCGAGGTGCTGCAGCTCATGGCCGAGGGGCGCACCAACACCGCGATCGCGGGGCAGCTCTTCATCGGTGTCGGCGCCGTCGAGAAGAATGTCACCAGCATCTTCCAGAAGCTCGGGCTCGAGGACTCGGGCACCGACCACCGCCGGGTGCTCGCGGTGCTCGCCTGGCTGCAGCGATAG